The Triticum aestivum cultivar Chinese Spring chromosome 3A, IWGSC CS RefSeq v2.1, whole genome shotgun sequence genome includes a region encoding these proteins:
- the LOC100136957 gene encoding acyl transferase 7, which yields MAAAKSVERLAQRLVTPAEPTPAGPLRLSWLDRYPTQMALIESLHVFKPAPDRDGGDAGPAGTIERALAQALVQYYPLAGRLGFTEEGGLLQVDCGGDGSGVWFTEAAAGCALEDVEYLEHPIMIAKDELLPPIPAQEEDPRKLVLLVQVTTFACGGFVVGFRFSHAVADGPGAAQFMAAVGELARGRSVEDLTVEPQWGREAIPDPAGAVIGSLPSPAGAKRLEYLAMDISADYINHFKSQYNSSHTGSWCSAFEVLVAKAWQSRTRAAGFEPDSTVHLCFAMNARPLLHASLPRAGAGFYGNCYYIMRVSAPAGKVSGSTIPEVVKIIKDGKRRMPSEFGRWATGEAGADGGVDPYQITSDYRTLLVSDWTRLGFAEVDYGWGPPAHVVPLTNLDYIATCILVKPWAHKPGARLITQCVTPDRIAAFHEGMLDMN from the coding sequence ATGGCGGCCGCCAAGTCCGTCGAGCGGCTGGCGCAGCGCCTGGTCACCCCCGCCGAGCCCACGCCGGCCGGCCCGCTCCGCCTCTCCTGGCTCGACCGCTACCCCACCCAGATGGCGCTCATCGAGTCGCTGCACGTCTTCAAGCCGGCCCCTGACCGGGACGGCGGTGACGCCGGCCCGGCGGGGACAATCGAGCGGGCCCTCGCGCAGGCCCTGGTGCAGTACTACCCGCTCGCCGGCCGCCTCGGGTTCACGGAGGAAGGTGGGCTGCTGCAGGTCgactgcggcggcgacggcagcggcgtcTGGTTCACGGAGGCCGCGGCAGGGTGCGCGCTCGAGGACGTCGAGTACCTGGAGCACCCCATCATGATCGCCAAGGACGAGCTGCTCCCGCCCATCCCCGCCCAGGAGGAGGACCCGCGGAAGCTCGTCCTGCTCGTCCAGGTCACCACCTTCGCCTGCGGCGGCTTCGTCGTCGGCTTCCGCTTCAGCCACGCCGTCGCCGACGGCCCGGGCGCCGCGCAGTTCATGGCAGCCGTCGGGGAGCTCGCCCGCGGCCGCAGCGTGGAGGACTTGACCGTGGAGCCGCAGTGGGGCCGCGAGGCCATCCCCGACCCGGCCGGCGCCGTCATCGGCAGCCTGCCGAGCCCCGCGGGCGCCAAGCGGCTCGAGTACCTAGCCATGGACATCTCCGCGGACTACATCAACCACTTCAAGTCCCAGTACAACTCGTCGCACACCGGATCTTGGTGCTCGGCGTTCGAGGTGCTCGTGGCCAAGGCGTGGCAGAGCCGCACCCGCGCGGCGGGCTTCGAGCCGGACTCCACCGTCCACCTCTGCTTCGCCATGAACGCGCGCCCCCTCCTGCACGCCTCGCTCCCGCGCGCCGGTGCCGGGTTCTACGGCAACTGCTACTACATCATGCGCGTCTCCGCGCCCGCCGGCAAGGTGTCCGGCTCCACGATCCCGGAAGTGGTGAAGATCATCAAGGACGGGAAGAGGCGGATGCCGTCGGAGTTCGGGCGGTGGGCGACGGGGGaggccggcgccgacggcggcgtggACCCGTACCAGATCACGTCCGACTACCGGACGCTGCTGGTGTCGGACTGGACGCGGCTCGGGTTCGCCGAGGTGGACTACGGCTGGGGGCCGCCGGCGCACGTCGTGCCGCTGACGAACCTGGACTACATCGCGACGTGCATACTGGTGAAGCCGTGGGCGCACAAGCCCGGGGCGCGGCTCATCACCCAGTGCGTGACGCCCGACCGCATCGCCGCCTTCCACGAAGGGATGCTCGACATGAACTGA